In the Campylobacter showae genome, one interval contains:
- a CDS encoding bi-domain-containing oxidoreductase — protein sequence MKQLIQSFKTGELGLFDVPAPICDKNGALVKTNVSLVSAGTEKMLVDFAKKSMLAKAKDRPDLVKQVLDKMKKEGVKNTLEKVFTKLDTPIPLGYSLAGEVVQVGENLSGLNVGDRVACGGAGYANHAEINYVPKNLMVKIPDKVDDIDASFVTVGAIALQGIRQTAPLIGEKVAVIGLGLIGQLTVQLLKANGCKVIGSDIDQDKLNLAKKIGCDEVCHASDLIAKTIEFTNGYGADAVIITASTSSNQPIIDAAEISRMRGRVVLVGLVGMDVPRNSYYKKELDIKLSMAYGPGRYDPDYEEKGLDYPYDLVRFTEQRNFEAFLGLIEDGKITPKELITHSYDFDDAMTAYDLLEGRIKEKYLGIILNYKNEINLDDHKVVKRSDKIVSQDKLNIGLIGAGNFTKSVILPNLKKISDIELVGLCTATGVSAEGTGKKYDFKYITTNSDEIFKNSEINSVFITTRHNEHFFKVMQAIEAKKHCFVEKPLCIRESELEKIKEAYRGESILQIGFNRRFAPMIKKMKEQIKGQVAINYRINAGVIPRGIWIQDADIGGGRIVGEVCHFIDACSFLTGSAVQSVHATSLSKNDHSIPDEDNVSITLKYQNGSIATISYYAYGDSAMPKEHIELFGNGFSMQLNDFRELKVYGRGKTTTEKSSNQDKGFVGEFVAFKESVKNGQNAIEFESIYNTTKTTFKILESLRTNGLVVVDG from the coding sequence ATGAAGCAACTAATACAATCATTTAAAACGGGCGAGCTTGGGCTTTTTGACGTACCAGCTCCAATATGCGATAAAAACGGTGCATTAGTTAAAACAAACGTAAGTCTCGTAAGCGCCGGAACTGAAAAAATGCTGGTTGATTTTGCTAAAAAATCAATGCTAGCAAAAGCAAAAGATAGACCGGATTTGGTAAAGCAGGTATTGGATAAGATGAAAAAAGAGGGCGTGAAAAATACTCTCGAAAAGGTTTTTACAAAGCTTGATACGCCGATACCGCTTGGGTATAGTTTGGCTGGCGAGGTAGTGCAAGTCGGAGAAAATTTAAGCGGACTAAATGTAGGCGACAGGGTGGCTTGCGGAGGTGCCGGATATGCAAATCATGCCGAAATAAACTACGTGCCTAAAAATTTGATGGTAAAAATACCGGATAAGGTAGACGATATAGACGCTTCCTTTGTAACTGTGGGCGCGATAGCTTTGCAAGGGATTAGGCAAACAGCTCCGTTAATAGGCGAAAAAGTGGCGGTTATAGGGCTTGGTCTCATAGGTCAGCTTACTGTTCAGCTTTTAAAGGCAAACGGCTGCAAGGTTATAGGTAGCGATATAGATCAAGATAAGTTAAATTTGGCCAAAAAAATAGGATGCGACGAGGTTTGCCATGCTTCTGATTTGATAGCTAAGACTATCGAATTTACAAATGGTTATGGCGCCGATGCGGTTATCATAACGGCTTCTACATCTTCAAACCAGCCTATTATCGATGCTGCTGAGATAAGCCGCATGAGGGGCAGGGTGGTGCTGGTTGGCTTGGTCGGAATGGATGTTCCTAGAAATAGCTATTATAAAAAAGAACTCGATATAAAGCTATCTATGGCATATGGGCCGGGCAGGTATGATCCTGATTATGAAGAAAAGGGGCTTGATTATCCTTATGATTTGGTTAGATTTACAGAGCAAAGAAATTTTGAGGCATTTTTGGGGCTCATCGAAGACGGTAAAATAACCCCAAAAGAGCTTATTACGCACTCATATGACTTTGACGACGCCATGACTGCTTATGATTTGCTAGAAGGCAGAATCAAGGAAAAATATCTAGGCATTATCTTAAACTATAAAAATGAGATAAATTTAGATGATCACAAAGTGGTTAAAAGAAGCGACAAAATCGTATCTCAAGACAAGCTAAATATAGGGCTTATTGGTGCCGGAAATTTCACTAAGTCCGTCATTTTGCCTAATTTAAAAAAGATTAGCGACATAGAGCTTGTAGGGCTTTGCACTGCGACCGGAGTGAGTGCTGAGGGTACCGGCAAGAAGTATGATTTTAAATATATAACGACCAATAGCGATGAAATTTTTAAAAATAGCGAGATAAATAGCGTATTTATAACAACTAGGCATAACGAGCATTTTTTTAAAGTTATGCAGGCGATTGAGGCAAAAAAGCACTGCTTTGTAGAAAAACCGCTTTGCATACGCGAAAGCGAACTTGAAAAAATAAAAGAGGCCTATCGCGGCGAGAGTATTTTGCAGATCGGTTTTAACAGGCGTTTTGCACCAATGATAAAAAAAATGAAAGAGCAGATAAAAGGTCAGGTGGCTATAAACTATAGAATAAATGCAGGCGTTATACCAAGAGGAATTTGGATACAAGATGCCGATATAGGCGGCGGTAGAATAGTGGGCGAAGTTTGCCATTTTATAGACGCTTGTAGTTTTTTGACGGGCAGCGCAGTACAAAGCGTTCACGCAACTAGTTTAAGTAAAAATGACCACTCCATACCAGATGAAGATAACGTAAGCATAACTTTAAAATACCAAAATGGAAGCATTGCTACGATAAGCTACTACGCATATGGCGATAGCGCTATGCCAAAAGAGCATATAGAGCTATTTGGTAACGGCTTTAGTATGCAGCTTAATGATTTTAGAGAGCTTAAGGTATATGGGCGAGGCAAAACTACGACCGAAAAAAGTTCAAATCAGGATAAGGGTTTTGTCGGGGAATTTGTTGCATTTAAAGAATCGGTAAAAAACGGCCAAAACGCCATAGAATTTGAAAGTATTTACAATACGACAAAAACGACCTTTAAAATATTGGAATCCTTGAGGACAAATGGTTTGGTCGTCGTAGATGGATAA
- a CDS encoding glutamate-1-semialdehyde 2,1-aminomutase → MDYKKSFEINEKLHKLIPGGSHTYSKGEDQFPYNSPRVMSHAKGAYTWDVDGNKFIDWAMGNRVFILGHAFDDVDDAVIKAMKNGTNYTRPGILEYETADYLINEHFKNKFDMIKFGKNGSDVTTAAVKLARAYTGRKYILACGTHPFFSIHDWFIGSTNMNSGTLDSERAYTIKFIYNDRDSVEKAFEQYRNQIAAVILEPVKNDSLYMNATDEDFHLETINGKDNSASNNFLQYLREKTIKEGSVLIFDEMISGMRFDLRGAHNLYGIYPDLSTFGKSISNGYSCSFLVGKKDIMELGGLHHKKERVFLLSQTHGSETIGFAATLATIKACKKYNVSSHVWNLGKKLKDNFNNLLSQESMDKNFKIIGFDANPQIICIKENGEFWPELHTFFHDILINEGIFIPWITITYSHTEKELKVTMDAIEKALKILKPIIKNNEVEKLLVGNPVKPVFRKYN, encoded by the coding sequence ATGGATTATAAAAAATCTTTTGAAATAAATGAAAAACTGCACAAGTTGATTCCAGGCGGGAGTCATACATATAGTAAGGGGGAGGATCAGTTTCCTTATAATTCTCCAAGGGTTATGTCTCACGCCAAGGGCGCATATACTTGGGATGTGGATGGGAATAAATTTATAGATTGGGCAATGGGCAATAGGGTTTTTATATTAGGACATGCTTTTGATGATGTGGATGATGCGGTAATAAAAGCCATGAAAAACGGCACTAATTATACAAGACCAGGCATATTGGAGTATGAAACAGCTGATTATTTAATAAATGAACATTTTAAAAATAAATTTGATATGATTAAATTTGGCAAAAATGGATCTGATGTTACAACTGCGGCGGTTAAGTTGGCTCGTGCTTATACTGGAAGAAAGTATATATTAGCTTGCGGTACGCACCCGTTTTTTTCCATACATGATTGGTTTATAGGCTCTACTAATATGAACAGTGGAACGCTGGATAGCGAAAGAGCATATACGATTAAATTTATTTACAACGACCGAGATAGTGTAGAAAAAGCTTTTGAACAATATAGGAATCAAATTGCTGCGGTTATTTTGGAACCTGTTAAAAATGATTCATTGTATATGAATGCAACAGATGAAGATTTTCATTTGGAGACAATTAATGGCAAGGATAATTCTGCCTCAAATAACTTTCTGCAGTATTTGAGAGAAAAGACAATAAAAGAAGGATCCGTATTAATATTTGATGAGATGATTTCGGGTATGAGGTTTGACCTAAGAGGTGCACATAATTTATATGGTATTTACCCAGATTTATCGACATTTGGAAAATCTATTTCGAATGGATATTCTTGTTCTTTTTTGGTTGGTAAGAAGGATATTATGGAGCTTGGGGGATTGCATCATAAAAAGGAAAGAGTATTTTTACTATCTCAAACTCATGGATCTGAGACGATAGGATTTGCAGCAACTTTGGCTACAATTAAGGCTTGTAAGAAATATAATGTATCAAGTCATGTTTGGAATTTGGGTAAAAAGCTAAAAGATAATTTTAATAACCTTCTTTCTCAAGAGAGTATGGATAAAAATTTTAAAATAATAGGCTTTGATGCAAACCCACAAATTATCTGCATAAAAGAAAATGGAGAATTTTGGCCAGAGTTGCATACTTTTTTCCATGATATTTTAATAAACGAAGGTATTTTTATTCCATGGATAACTATAACGTATAGTCATACCGAAAAAGAATTAAAAGTTACCATGGATGCTATAGAGAAAGCACTTAAAATACTAAAGCCTATTATTAAAAATAATGAGGTTGAAAAACTTTTAGTTGGTAATCCGGTAAAGCCTGTATTTAGAAAGTATAATTAA
- a CDS encoding alginate lyase family protein, protein MDKIFRLVNTVKYLKFIQVYYRLFYFLRAKFRKATGFKYQLARQSEVVKLNLQESIKNADFTDGSKFCFLNLEHDFKDKIDWNFSSYGKLWTYNLNYFEFLNQKDDMRLIYDFVEKIPFAKDGLEPFPISLRAINWIKFLIKYDTNDSVINDSLYAQYYILLDNLEYHLLGNHLLENGFSLIFGGYYFNDDNLKNIGKKILYDEVNEQILSDGAHFELSPMYHQLMLFRLLDVINLIQNNGKDLVFLNFLKEKAILMLGYLKAITYKNGDMPMLNDSTSGIAPASSDLFLYAKNLGIDKFEASSFASGYKKVSRGRYECVLDVADVKASYIAGHTHADTFSFEIYIDGKPFIVDCGISTYENNQRRAYEKSTRAHNTIEISSCSSSDTWGSFRLANRAKIVNMKTGDNFVSATHDGYKKFGILHTRSWKFDENLITINDGLSKNTQAVSRLHFHPSITKEEIFKCINLEDKDFQIKEYMYALGYNRLQSAFVLEICFAKELELKIAI, encoded by the coding sequence ATGGATAAAATTTTTAGGCTTGTAAATACGGTAAAATATCTAAAATTTATTCAGGTATATTATAGATTATTTTATTTTTTAAGAGCTAAATTTAGAAAAGCTACCGGATTTAAATACCAGCTTGCAAGACAGTCAGAAGTCGTGAAGCTTAATTTACAAGAGAGCATTAAAAATGCCGATTTTACTGATGGCTCTAAATTTTGTTTTTTAAATTTAGAGCATGATTTTAAAGATAAAATCGACTGGAATTTTAGTAGCTACGGCAAGCTCTGGACTTATAATCTTAACTATTTTGAATTTTTAAATCAAAAAGACGATATGCGCTTGATATACGATTTTGTAGAAAAAATTCCTTTTGCAAAGGATGGTTTGGAGCCGTTTCCTATAAGCTTGCGCGCCATAAACTGGATAAAATTTCTAATAAAATACGACACAAATGATAGTGTCATAAATGACAGCCTCTATGCTCAGTACTACATTTTGCTCGACAACTTGGAGTATCATCTGCTTGGGAATCACTTGCTGGAAAATGGTTTTAGTCTTATTTTTGGAGGGTATTATTTTAACGATGATAACTTAAAAAATATAGGCAAAAAGATACTTTATGACGAAGTGAACGAGCAAATTTTATCAGACGGCGCTCATTTTGAGTTAAGCCCTATGTATCATCAGCTTATGCTTTTTAGGCTTCTTGATGTTATAAATTTGATTCAAAATAACGGCAAAGATTTAGTTTTTTTAAATTTTTTAAAAGAAAAAGCTATTTTGATGTTGGGCTACTTAAAGGCTATCACTTATAAAAACGGCGATATGCCAATGCTAAACGATAGCACAAGCGGCATTGCTCCGGCCTCAAGCGATCTTTTCTTATATGCTAAAAATTTAGGTATTGATAAATTTGAGGCGTCTAGCTTTGCTAGCGGATACAAAAAAGTAAGCAGGGGTAGATATGAGTGCGTTTTGGATGTTGCAGACGTAAAAGCTAGCTATATAGCAGGGCATACGCATGCAGATACGTTTTCTTTTGAAATTTATATTGATGGCAAACCTTTTATTGTGGATTGCGGCATTAGTACCTACGAAAACAATCAAAGAAGGGCGTATGAAAAAAGTACGCGTGCCCATAATACCATAGAGATAAGTTCTTGTAGCAGTAGCGATACGTGGGGTTCTTTTAGGCTTGCAAATAGAGCTAAAATAGTAAACATGAAGACGGGCGACAATTTTGTTAGCGCAACGCACGACGGATATAAAAAATTTGGAATTTTGCATACCAGAAGCTGGAAATTTGATGAAAATCTCATAACTATAAATGACGGATTAAGTAAGAATACGCAGGCTGTTTCAAGGCTGCATTTTCACCCAAGTATCACAAAAGAAGAGATATTTAAATGCATAAATTTAGAAGACAAAGATTTTCAGATAAAAGAATACATGTATGCGCTAGGATACAATAGGCTTCAAAGCGCATTTGTTTTGGAGATCTGCTTTGCGAAAGAACTAGAATTAAAGATAGCTATATGA
- a CDS encoding nitrilase-related carbon-nitrogen hydrolase, whose product MKIATVSLNQFWEDKYKNLDLCTKHIQLASSKNTDLIIFPEMTLTGFSNNIGSTAENVKNSETIKSFSILAKKFNVAIVFGMVEKNQEKALNKAVFVDKFGNILDDYSKIHPFTFANEDVFFNAGNKLCIVDFYNSKIGLTICYDLRFPELYSSLASKCDLVVNIANWPLKRVDHWNTLLKARAIENQVFVIGVNRIGLDGNGLEYVESSKIFNANGEELKSEKYENMKIYDLDIIWTKDFRLQFDTVSDRKVKFYKEIL is encoded by the coding sequence ATGAAAATTGCCACAGTATCCCTAAATCAGTTTTGGGAAGATAAGTATAAAAATTTAGATTTATGTACAAAACATATCCAGCTAGCTTCTAGCAAAAATACGGATTTAATAATTTTCCCAGAAATGACATTAACTGGATTTTCAAATAATATAGGCTCGACAGCTGAAAATGTTAAAAATAGCGAAACTATAAAAAGTTTTTCTATTTTAGCAAAGAAATTTAATGTTGCAATAGTTTTTGGTATGGTTGAAAAAAATCAGGAAAAAGCATTAAATAAGGCTGTGTTTGTAGATAAATTTGGAAATATTTTGGATGATTATTCAAAGATTCACCCGTTTACTTTTGCAAATGAAGATGTGTTTTTTAATGCAGGGAATAAACTTTGTATTGTAGATTTTTATAATTCCAAAATCGGACTTACTATTTGTTATGATTTAAGATTTCCTGAGCTTTATTCTTCCTTGGCCTCTAAGTGTGATCTTGTAGTAAATATAGCAAATTGGCCTTTAAAGAGGGTAGATCATTGGAATACCCTGCTGAAAGCAAGGGCTATAGAAAATCAAGTTTTTGTAATTGGTGTAAATAGAATAGGCCTAGATGGAAATGGATTAGAATATGTCGAAAGCAGTAAAATATTTAATGCAAACGGCGAAGAACTAAAATCTGAAAAATATGAGAATATGAAAATATATGATTTAGATATAATCTGGACAAAAGATTTTAGGTTACAGTTTGATACGGTTAGCGATAGAAAGGTTAAATTTTACAAGGAAATATTGTAG
- a CDS encoding N-acetyl sugar amidotransferase, with the protein MNKNYQICTNCVMDTTDSKIKFDENGVCDHCRTFYRDIKPNWHTDETGFREISRIAKDIKEKASGKKYDCLIGMSGGIDSSYLLYLAKEKLGLNPLVFHIDGGWNTEESTHNVKVIVEKLGLELHTETIDWDEMRDVQLAFFKSGVPHIDTPQDHAFFATMYKFALKYDIKYILTGGNYSTECIRNPIEWMYYQSDSIQLKDIHSKFGTRPLKNYPTTNILWHKIYLPYVKKIKLIRPLDYFPYNKKEATKFLVDYFGYKEYPQKHFESVFTRFYEGYWLPKKFGYDTRKVQFSSLIVTGQMSRDEALEKLKDTVYDDEMAKKDMKLIADKLEITADELLGYFNAPNKSYKDYKNQMAIYDIGARVLRFFGIEKGGKR; encoded by the coding sequence ATGAACAAAAATTACCAAATTTGCACAAACTGTGTAATGGATACAACTGACAGTAAAATTAAATTTGACGAAAACGGAGTTTGCGATCATTGTAGAACGTTTTATAGGGATATAAAACCGAATTGGCATACTGACGAAACAGGTTTTCGAGAAATTTCTAGAATAGCAAAAGACATAAAAGAGAAGGCGAGCGGTAAAAAATATGACTGCCTGATAGGTATGAGCGGCGGAATAGACAGCTCCTACCTACTGTATCTAGCCAAAGAAAAATTGGGCTTAAATCCGCTAGTATTTCATATAGACGGCGGCTGGAATACGGAAGAGTCAACCCATAATGTCAAAGTTATAGTTGAAAAGCTGGGGCTTGAACTTCACACGGAAACTATTGATTGGGATGAGATGAGGGATGTGCAACTTGCATTTTTTAAATCAGGCGTGCCTCATATCGACACCCCGCAAGATCATGCATTTTTTGCCACTATGTATAAATTTGCGCTAAAATACGATATAAAATATATTTTAACGGGCGGAAATTATTCGACCGAGTGCATTAGAAATCCTATTGAGTGGATGTATTATCAATCAGACTCCATCCAGCTAAAAGATATACACAGCAAATTTGGTACAAGGCCGCTTAAAAACTATCCGACGACCAATATACTTTGGCATAAAATTTATCTGCCTTATGTGAAGAAAATAAAACTTATTAGGCCGCTTGATTATTTTCCTTATAATAAAAAAGAGGCTACTAAATTTTTGGTAGATTATTTTGGCTATAAAGAGTATCCTCAAAAACATTTCGAGTCTGTTTTTACTAGATTTTATGAAGGGTATTGGCTTCCTAAAAAATTTGGATACGATACCAGAAAAGTACAGTTTTCGAGTTTAATTGTAACCGGCCAAATGAGTAGAGACGAAGCCCTTGAAAAACTAAAAGATACTGTTTATGACGATGAAATGGCAAAGAAAGATATGAAATTAATAGCCGACAAACTTGAAATAACCGCCGATGAGCTTTTGGGATACTTTAATGCTCCGAATAAGAGCTACAAAGACTATAAAAATCAAATGGCAATTTACGATATCGGTGCTAGGGTTTTAAGATTTTTCGGCATAGAAAAGGGTGGTAAAAGATAA
- a CDS encoding oxidoreductase — translation MLKNKVVVITGGAGLIGKEFVKAVVENGAIAIIADINDHIGLKAKDDLCKELDSSNIDFVNLDITSKISLDVCIEYLHKKYKRIDALVNNAYPRNKNYGNSFFNVEYCDFAENLGLNLGGYFLASQRFAKYFKEQGYGNIVNIGSIYGVVAPKFEIYRDTNMDMPVEYAAIKSGLIHLTKYMAKYFKGENIRVNALSPGGILNNQPESFLEKYKEQCLSKGMLDNDDLKGTLIYLLSDMSKYVNGQNIIVDDGFSL, via the coding sequence GTGCTAAAAAATAAAGTTGTAGTTATTACTGGCGGAGCTGGTTTAATAGGTAAGGAATTTGTAAAAGCTGTTGTTGAAAATGGCGCAATAGCTATAATTGCAGACATAAATGATCATATAGGCCTAAAAGCTAAAGACGATTTGTGCAAAGAACTAGATTCTTCAAATATAGACTTTGTAAATCTTGACATTACATCAAAAATATCCTTGGATGTATGTATAGAATATCTACATAAGAAGTATAAAAGAATAGACGCATTAGTAAATAATGCCTATCCTAGAAATAAAAATTATGGTAATAGTTTTTTTAATGTGGAATATTGTGATTTTGCAGAAAATTTAGGCTTAAATTTGGGTGGATATTTTTTAGCCTCTCAGCGGTTTGCTAAATATTTTAAAGAGCAGGGGTACGGAAATATTGTAAATATTGGCTCTATTTATGGCGTTGTTGCTCCAAAATTTGAGATATATAGAGATACCAATATGGATATGCCTGTTGAGTATGCTGCTATAAAATCAGGGTTAATTCATCTTACAAAGTATATGGCAAAATATTTTAAAGGTGAAAATATAAGAGTTAACGCCTTGAGCCCCGGTGGAATACTTAACAATCAGCCAGAAAGTTTTTTGGAAAAATATAAAGAGCAATGTCTGAGCAAGGGAATGCTAGATAATGACGATCTGAAAGGAACATTGATATATTTACTTAGCGATATGAGCAAATATGTAAATGGGCAAAATATAATAGTTGATGATGGATTTAGCTTATGA
- a CDS encoding glycosyltransferase family 4 protein, with protein MKILFITDNFPPEVNAPATRTYEHIKEWIKDESVEVTVLTCFPNFPHGKVYNGYKNKLYQREKFDGIDVIRVWSYMSKNEGFVKRVLDYISFAFMAFFVGLFQKFDVIVATSPQFFTTWAGCGLAKIKRRPWVFELRDLWPESIKTVGAMKQGKIIEILEKIELGLYKSSNLVIAVTEAFRQNLIARGMDGNKIKVITNGSNLDLFVPRDKDRELLNQLGLKDKFIVGYIGTHGMAHSLDFIITTISKIKDEKFHFLFVGDGAVKEKIVNLAADFGLKNVTFLDSVSKDEVPRFLSICDAMLAPLKKDDNFKTVIPSKIFEASAMQKPVLLGVEGQAKEILEAYGAGVCFEPENEKDFLEKLNILTDVDFYNECRAGCLRLASDYDRKKLAKTMLEILKTLS; from the coding sequence ATGAAAATTTTATTTATAACCGATAACTTTCCTCCCGAGGTCAATGCTCCGGCAACCAGGACGTACGAGCATATAAAAGAATGGATAAAGGATGAGAGCGTAGAGGTGACCGTGCTTACGTGCTTTCCGAATTTTCCTCACGGTAAAGTTTATAATGGATACAAAAATAAGCTATATCAAAGAGAAAAATTTGACGGTATAGACGTGATCAGGGTGTGGAGTTACATGAGTAAAAATGAGGGCTTCGTAAAGAGAGTGCTTGATTATATTAGCTTTGCTTTTATGGCTTTTTTTGTCGGACTTTTTCAGAAATTTGACGTAATAGTCGCCACGTCTCCGCAGTTTTTTACTACTTGGGCGGGATGCGGCTTGGCAAAAATCAAAAGAAGACCCTGGGTTTTTGAACTTAGGGATCTTTGGCCTGAGTCGATTAAAACTGTGGGTGCCATGAAGCAGGGTAAAATAATAGAAATTTTAGAAAAAATCGAACTTGGTCTATATAAAAGCTCAAATTTGGTGATTGCGGTTACTGAGGCCTTTAGACAAAATTTGATAGCAAGGGGAATGGATGGCAATAAAATAAAAGTTATAACTAATGGTTCAAATTTGGATCTTTTTGTCCCCAGAGACAAGGATAGAGAGCTTTTAAATCAACTTGGGTTAAAAGATAAATTTATTGTAGGCTACATAGGCACTCACGGCATGGCGCATAGCTTGGATTTCATAATAACGACTATCTCAAAAATAAAAGATGAGAAATTTCACTTTTTATTTGTGGGGGACGGTGCGGTAAAAGAAAAAATAGTTAATCTTGCCGCCGATTTTGGCCTAAAAAATGTAACATTTTTGGACTCGGTGTCAAAAGATGAGGTGCCAAGGTTTTTATCGATTTGTGACGCAATGCTTGCGCCCTTAAAAAAAGACGATAATTTTAAAACCGTAATTCCGTCTAAAATTTTTGAAGCAAGCGCCATGCAAAAACCAGTTTTACTGGGCGTAGAAGGACAGGCTAAAGAAATTTTAGAAGCATATGGCGCAGGGGTGTGCTTTGAGCCTGAAAATGAGAAGGATTTTTTAGAAAAGTTAAATATTTTAACAGACGTTGATTTTTATAATGAATGTAGGGCTGGTTGCTTAAGGCTTGCAAGCGACTATGATAGAAAAAAGTTAGCTAAAACTATGCTTGAGATTTTAAAAACCTTGTCTTAA
- a CDS encoding nucleotidyltransferase family protein, translated as MIFKKYCYKISSLKILDDLLIALEQTGVGSLVIVDDDFKLVGLVTDGDIRRAILKKETSIEAIINTKPEVWLDTQARQSGVNYMKKIHRNILPIVNKNRIVVDVLCLDEINFTNIDSPVVIMAGGLGTRLYPLTKETPKPMLLVNGKPILERIIDRLMAQGFRNFYISINYLGEQIKNYFKDGSSWGASIRYIEESKRLGTAGALFKLKNNISEPFVIMNGDIVTDLDFRNFLEFHKNTGSVSTMCLYKQSYQIPFGVVEFDDGLNMVRINEKPNNEYYVSMGIYAVSPEALEYVPENEYYDMPTLFQNLIDNNKKIKVFVFDGLWNDIGRIEDYRSVNL; from the coding sequence ATGATTTTTAAAAAGTATTGTTATAAGATATCGAGCCTTAAGATCCTAGACGATTTACTTATTGCTCTAGAGCAAACAGGTGTTGGCTCATTGGTTATAGTGGATGATGATTTTAAGCTGGTAGGGCTTGTTACCGATGGCGATATAAGAAGGGCTATTTTAAAAAAAGAAACAAGCATAGAAGCTATTATTAATACAAAACCAGAAGTTTGGCTAGATACACAAGCTAGGCAATCTGGGGTAAATTATATGAAAAAAATTCATAGGAATATTTTGCCTATAGTTAATAAAAATAGGATTGTGGTTGATGTTCTTTGTTTGGATGAAATTAATTTTACTAATATTGATAGCCCGGTTGTTATAATGGCTGGAGGGTTAGGCACAAGACTTTATCCGTTAACAAAAGAAACTCCAAAACCAATGCTTTTGGTAAACGGTAAGCCGATTTTGGAGAGAATTATTGACAGATTAATGGCTCAAGGATTCAGAAATTTTTATATATCTATTAATTATTTGGGCGAACAAATAAAAAATTATTTTAAAGATGGATCTAGTTGGGGCGCTTCAATACGGTATATAGAAGAGTCAAAGAGACTGGGCACAGCAGGCGCATTGTTCAAATTAAAAAATAATATTAGTGAGCCTTTTGTGATTATGAATGGAGATATTGTAACAGATTTAGATTTTAGAAATTTCTTGGAGTTCCATAAAAATACCGGCAGTGTGTCTACTATGTGTCTATATAAGCAGTCATATCAAATCCCTTTCGGCGTAGTGGAGTTTGATGATGGTCTTAATATGGTTAGGATAAACGAAAAGCCAAACAATGAGTATTATGTAAGTATGGGTATATATGCCGTTTCTCCTGAAGCACTTGAGTATGTTCCCGAAAATGAGTACTACGATATGCCAACCTTGTTTCAAAATTTAATTGATAATAATAAGAAAATAAAAGTATTCGTATTTGATGGCTTATGGAATGATATTGGCAGGATTGAGGATTATAGGTCTGTTAATCTATAA
- a CDS encoding cytidylyltransferase domain-containing protein, giving the protein MKTAIILQARMGSSRRPYKISALFDSKPLLYWQIKRLQLNKSVGDIIVATTDESLDDSTEFMAKQADAKVFRGNCCDVMKRYIDAAEYYNISNIIRVCGDDPLVDPECIEMLSNEIKFDNNKIITASHNNGWLLGTSAEAFSLENLKKSYTVASIEEKEHVVLNFYRNTDRFSLIKIKPLYFYQNLSFTVDYQEDIDNVIDVLRYFGGINFSQKQFIDDLKNNKIKLSHFRQDKYSI; this is encoded by the coding sequence ATGAAAACAGCAATTATTTTACAAGCAAGAATGGGTTCCTCGAGAAGACCGTATAAAATATCGGCTTTGTTCGACAGCAAACCTTTGTTGTATTGGCAGATTAAAAGGTTGCAACTTAATAAAAGTGTTGGTGATATTATAGTCGCAACGACTGACGAAAGTCTAGATGACTCCACAGAGTTTATGGCCAAACAAGCTGATGCAAAAGTATTCAGAGGCAATTGTTGTGATGTAATGAAGAGATATATTGATGCTGCCGAATATTACAATATATCAAATATTATTAGAGTGTGTGGAGATGATCCTTTGGTGGATCCTGAGTGCATAGAAATGCTCTCGAATGAAATAAAATTTGATAATAATAAAATCATAACGGCAAGTCACAATAATGGCTGGTTGCTTGGAACTTCTGCTGAAGCATTTTCTTTAGAAAATTTAAAAAAATCTTATACGGTAGCTTCTATTGAAGAAAAAGAGCATGTGGTCCTAAATTTTTATAGGAATACCGATAGATTTAGTTTGATTAAAATTAAGCCTTTATATTTTTATCAAAATTTATCTTTTACGGTTGATTACCAAGAAGATATAGATAATGTCATAGATGTTCTTAGGTATTTTGGTGGGATAAATTTTTCACAAAAACAATTTATTGATGATTTAAAAAATAATAAAATAAAATTATCTCATTTTAGACAAGATAAGTATAGCATATGA